One Ignavibacteria bacterium genomic window carries:
- a CDS encoding site-specific DNA-methyltransferase, producing MQTDLFLGDSKEELKKLKSNSIDLIVTSPPYTDQRKNTYGGIHPDKYVEWFLPISKELLRVLKPTGTFILNIKEKVIESERATYVLELIIEMRKQGWLWTEEFIWHKKNSYPGKWPNRFRDSWERLIQFNKEKSFSMYQEEVMVPMGDWAKSRLKNLSDTDKKRDNSKVKSGFGKNISNWVERDKAYPTNVLHLATECNNKKHSAAFPEELPEWFIKLFTKIGDTVLDPFMGSGTTIVVANRMERNSIGIDIVPEYYDLVKERLSYSKLSLFKNKKEDEDTKFERRIAVR from the coding sequence ATGCAAACAGATTTATTCCTTGGAGACTCTAAAGAAGAATTAAAAAAACTTAAATCTAACTCAATTGATTTAATAGTAACGTCCCCTCCTTATACAGATCAAAGAAAGAATACCTATGGAGGTATTCATCCCGATAAATATGTAGAATGGTTTTTACCTATTTCTAAAGAGCTTTTACGTGTTTTAAAACCTACAGGAACATTTATTCTTAATATTAAAGAAAAAGTTATTGAAAGTGAACGCGCAACATATGTTTTAGAATTAATTATAGAAATGCGTAAACAGGGATGGTTATGGACAGAAGAATTTATTTGGCATAAAAAAAACAGTTATCCCGGAAAATGGCCAAATAGATTTAGAGATTCTTGGGAAAGACTTATACAGTTTAACAAAGAAAAAAGTTTTAGTATGTATCAGGAAGAAGTTATGGTTCCGATGGGAGATTGGGCTAAATCTAGATTAAAGAATCTTTCAGATACAGATAAAAAAAGGGATAACTCCAAAGTTAAGAGCGGTTTTGGAAAAAATATCTCTAATTGGGTGGAAAGAGATAAGGCATATCCTACAAATGTTTTACATCTTGCAACTGAATGTAATAACAAGAAACATAGTGCAGCTTTTCCCGAAGAATTACCTGAATGGTTTATAAAATTATTTACTAAAATAGGTGATACAGTTCTTGATCCATTTATGGGTTCAGGAACTACAATAGTCGTTGCAAATAGGATGGAAAGAAATTCCATTGGAATTGATATTGTTCCCGAATACTACGATTTAGTCAAAGAAAGGCTGTCATACTCAAAATTATCTCTGTTTAAAAACAAAAAAGAAGATGAAGACACTAAATTTGAAAGACGTATCGCGGTACGTTGA
- the mazG gene encoding nucleoside triphosphate pyrophosphohydrolase, whose amino-acid sequence MADTKDLAEEFIKFYELMNRLRAECPWDKEQTHKSLRRCLLEETHEVLDAIDSGDMTELKKELGDVMLQVLFHSVMAEETGDFTLVDVMKTEQKKLIDRHPHIFGDVKVANSDEVKVNWEKLKAKEGRKSVLDGIPGELPALFKAYRIQEKASKVGFDWKEEAPVLDKISEELEELKENVQANKSKEEIEDELGDLLFSIVNYARFLKINPEDALRGTIKKFSSRFQKIEEFAKSNNKQLEDMTLEEMDAIWEKAK is encoded by the coding sequence TTGGCAGACACAAAAGACCTGGCTGAAGAATTCATAAAATTTTATGAGCTGATGAACCGGCTGAGAGCGGAATGTCCCTGGGATAAAGAGCAGACTCACAAATCCTTGCGCAGATGCCTCCTCGAAGAAACTCATGAAGTCCTCGATGCGATTGACTCCGGCGACATGACCGAACTAAAAAAAGAGCTCGGTGACGTGATGCTTCAGGTTCTCTTTCATTCCGTAATGGCGGAGGAAACGGGCGACTTCACTCTCGTCGATGTTATGAAAACCGAACAGAAAAAATTAATCGACCGCCACCCGCATATTTTTGGTGACGTGAAGGTTGCAAACTCAGACGAAGTAAAAGTTAACTGGGAAAAGCTCAAAGCAAAAGAAGGAAGAAAGTCTGTTCTCGACGGAATCCCCGGCGAGCTTCCCGCGCTTTTCAAAGCATATAGAATTCAGGAGAAAGCGTCGAAAGTCGGCTTCGACTGGAAAGAAGAAGCTCCCGTTCTCGATAAAATCTCCGAAGAGCTTGAAGAGCTGAAGGAAAACGTTCAGGCAAATAAAAGCAAAGAAGAAATCGAAGACGAACTCGGCGATTTGCTGTTTTCAATAGTGAACTATGCGCGTTTCTTAAAAATAAATCCTGAAGACGCTTTAAGAGGAACGATAAAAAAGTTTTCATCGAGATTTCAAAAGATAGAAGAGTTCGCAAAGTCTAACAACAAACAGCTTGAAGACATGACACTTGAGGAAATGGACGCAATCTGGGAAAAGGCAAAATAA
- a CDS encoding NUDIX domain-containing protein, which translates to MLKDNAVGVIIFKKFGDKNESEIKYLLLKAHKWGTFPKGHIDAGEAKLDAALRELFEETGIKSDEIKLISEDILLTQQYHFKDNKKGLIQKTNEFYFAEVQNDKVTIDNDEISEYRWCTMNEALKLSEYKNFEEVIIKADEIVKKFLNKK; encoded by the coding sequence ATGCTTAAAGACAACGCAGTCGGTGTAATAATATTCAAGAAGTTCGGCGACAAGAATGAGAGTGAGATAAAATATCTCCTCCTCAAAGCTCATAAATGGGGCACGTTCCCAAAAGGACACATAGACGCAGGAGAAGCTAAACTCGATGCGGCTCTCCGTGAGCTTTTTGAAGAAACAGGAATCAAAAGCGATGAAATAAAGCTTATCTCTGAAGATATTTTACTCACACAGCAATATCACTTCAAAGATAATAAAAAAGGACTTATACAAAAAACAAATGAGTTTTATTTTGCAGAAGTGCAGAATGATAAAGTCACGATAGACAACGATGAAATTTCCGAATACAGATGGTGCACAATGAACGAAGCTTTGAAGCTCTCCGAATACAAAAACTTCGAAGAAGTCATCATCAAAGCTGATGAAATTGTAAAAAAATTTTTAAATAAAAAATAA
- the dacB gene encoding D-alanyl-D-alanine carboxypeptidase/D-alanyl-D-alanine-endopeptidase: MKIFLNNKLSSYKKHQVWIPAFAGMTYLFFILFLFNPNNVLASPSNDPVLELQKRLDEIVAAADCNVSVQIVSASKYDMLYSYNPESRMIPASITKLVTSAIALEFLGSNYKFKTIVYTDGTVTDGNIEGNIYLKGFGDPDLNSSDIATLAQRLSEKGIKSVSGNLYYDESFLDNNYYGLSNYFKGDTRSNYWPYVSAINLDKNQGGYNPASTAADLLASEIVRLGIVFNGNITSGVTPPAAKELAEVSHEIFDVLSYMNKESDNHSAITVFKVVGAVHGGIPGSLEKGTQAVVELLTSMGQDRGSFEILEGSGLTRQNMVTSDMYMRLLKYMYDDVKNFDFFYQTLAIGGYDGTLRKRMIGGEAERNVHAKTGTLNGVSTLTGYAISRDNELIIFYIAMNGFSGSNTYYKDIQDAICEAICQFTRK; the protein is encoded by the coding sequence ATGAAAATTTTCCTCAACAATAAACTAAGTTCCTATAAGAAACATCAAGTCTGGATCCCTGCTTTCGCAGGGATGACATATCTGTTTTTTATTTTATTTCTTTTTAATCCCAATAACGTTCTCGCTTCACCTTCAAACGACCCGGTTCTTGAGCTTCAAAAAAGATTAGATGAAATCGTTGCGGCGGCTGACTGCAACGTCTCGGTGCAAATCGTAAGCGCGTCTAAATATGATATGCTTTATTCTTATAACCCTGAATCGCGCATGATTCCCGCTTCAATCACCAAGCTTGTTACTTCGGCAATTGCGCTTGAATTTCTCGGGTCAAATTACAAATTCAAAACAATCGTCTATACAGACGGCACCGTTACCGATGGCAATATAGAAGGAAACATTTATCTTAAAGGTTTCGGCGACCCTGATTTAAACTCATCTGACATAGCAACTCTCGCGCAGCGTCTTTCGGAAAAAGGAATAAAATCCGTTTCAGGAAATTTATATTACGATGAGTCGTTTTTAGATAATAATTATTACGGGCTTTCAAATTATTTTAAAGGTGATACACGCTCAAATTACTGGCCTTATGTTAGCGCTATAAATCTGGATAAAAATCAGGGCGGCTATAATCCCGCTTCAACCGCTGCCGATTTGCTCGCATCGGAAATCGTTCGTCTCGGAATAGTCTTTAACGGCAATATTACATCAGGCGTTACTCCCCCTGCGGCAAAAGAACTCGCAGAAGTTTCGCATGAAATCTTCGACGTGCTTTCATATATGAATAAAGAAAGCGATAACCATTCTGCAATCACTGTGTTCAAAGTTGTCGGCGCAGTTCACGGCGGAATTCCGGGTTCTCTTGAAAAAGGAACTCAAGCCGTAGTCGAGCTTCTTACCTCAATGGGTCAGGACCGTGGAAGCTTTGAAATCCTCGAGGGTTCTGGACTTACAAGACAAAACATGGTTACGTCAGATATGTATATGCGTCTTTTGAAATACATGTATGACGACGTTAAAAATTTTGATTTCTTTTATCAGACTCTTGCAATCGGTGGATATGACGGCACACTCAGAAAAAGAATGATTGGGGGCGAAGCTGAGAGAAACGTTCATGCCAAAACCGGAACATTAAACGGTGTGAGCACTCTTACAGGTTACGCAATTTCACGTGACAACGAACTTATAATTTTTTACATAGCAATGAACGGTTTCTCAGGCAGCAATACATATTACAAAGACATTCAGGACGCTATCTGCGAAGCTATCTGTCAGTTCACAAGAAAATAA
- a CDS encoding MFS transporter — MLTPLEKKNVFHYFVTDISVFISVYLSFLTMVWIDYTKFHSSAQLGVIGFAQNVPFMLFSVYGGVIADRYNRRKIIINFNFIFVILALVVFFIFITNNLTYPVILICSFMLGGFFSLYYPSMIAIVKDMIADEKEFPKVMGAAASNAKIGQLIASSSFSFLIAAFSAAGTFLSAFIFNVIAYFSFMRVKGVQQQYQTKTEGVFQQIKTGLSYTFQNKVLLGIILAATAISSVFVFVTFQLVAIDSTFMGGGSSQLGVLFIAGAVGGLTSGIYLGKRKSTKNLLWFLIICIFVSGASLIGLAFSRTLWLSFIFAMGVDFAFIATMGMSNTLLQLLSDPDKCGRVLGVNTMFCWGVSSVIMMLFGFFISSLGLQTIMIIVSLLVLASGVIYIAALKFQKPVFSKLYKLRNIPDASIPY; from the coding sequence ATGCTTACTCCATTAGAAAAGAAAAATGTCTTTCATTATTTCGTCACCGATATAAGCGTTTTCATAAGTGTTTACCTCTCTTTTCTAACGATGGTGTGGATTGATTACACAAAGTTTCACTCATCGGCACAGCTTGGTGTAATCGGCTTTGCGCAGAACGTGCCTTTTATGCTTTTCAGTGTTTACGGGGGTGTAATCGCTGACCGCTATAACCGCAGAAAAATAATCATCAATTTCAATTTCATCTTTGTAATCCTCGCGCTCGTCGTATTTTTCATTTTTATAACAAACAATCTTACTTATCCTGTTATTTTAATTTGCTCGTTCATGCTCGGCGGATTTTTTTCTTTATATTACCCCTCAATGATTGCAATTGTAAAAGACATGATTGCAGATGAAAAAGAATTCCCGAAAGTCATGGGTGCTGCCGCATCTAATGCAAAAATCGGACAGCTTATTGCATCATCTTCATTCAGCTTTTTAATTGCTGCATTCTCCGCAGCAGGCACGTTCCTCAGCGCATTCATTTTTAACGTAATCGCTTACTTTTCTTTTATGCGTGTAAAGGGAGTTCAGCAGCAATACCAAACCAAAACCGAAGGGGTTTTCCAACAGATAAAGACCGGGCTAAGCTATACATTTCAAAATAAAGTCCTGCTCGGAATAATCCTTGCCGCAACCGCAATCAGCTCGGTATTTGTATTCGTAACATTTCAGCTCGTAGCAATAGACTCAACCTTTATGGGAGGAGGTTCATCCCAGCTTGGAGTGCTGTTTATAGCGGGTGCAGTCGGCGGACTTACTTCCGGAATCTATCTCGGCAAAAGAAAGTCAACAAAAAACTTGCTATGGTTTTTAATAATTTGTATTTTTGTTTCAGGGGCATCTCTCATAGGACTTGCTTTTTCAAGAACGTTATGGTTAAGTTTTATTTTTGCGATGGGTGTTGATTTTGCTTTCATAGCAACGATGGGTATGAGCAATACTTTGCTTCAGCTTTTATCAGACCCCGACAAATGCGGAAGAGTGCTCGGAGTCAACACAATGTTCTGCTGGGGAGTTTCTTCCGTCATCATGATGCTGTTCGGTTTTTTTATTTCATCATTGGGATTGCAGACAATAATGATTATAGTAAGTTTGTTGGTCTTGGCAAGCGGAGTAATTTATATCGCTGCTCTTAAGTTTCAAAAACCGGTCTTCAGTAAATTATACAAACTGAGAAATATTCCTGATGCAAGTATTCCTTACTGA
- a CDS encoding ATP-dependent Clp protease adaptor ClpS has translation MSTTVKEVEQSDVDSGVDVTRKLELYNSAHYWDDVVRQLNKATGYDFLHCEQIAVIAHTKGKAIIKSGEVQELKRIQSVLNEINLKTKIV, from the coding sequence ATGTCTACTACCGTAAAAGAAGTTGAACAATCCGATGTCGATTCGGGTGTTGATGTAACCCGCAAGCTTGAACTTTACAACTCCGCTCATTACTGGGACGATGTTGTCCGCCAGCTCAACAAAGCAACCGGCTACGATTTTTTGCACTGCGAACAAATTGCCGTCATTGCGCATACAAAAGGTAAAGCCATCATAAAATCAGGTGAAGTTCAGGAACTTAAGCGTATCCAATCGGTGTTAAATGAAATAAATCTAAAGACTAAAATCGTTTAG
- the uvrB gene encoding excinuclease ABC subunit UvrB — MLPYKLESQYKPTGDQPKAIKELTEGVLRGDKYQTFLGVTGSGKTFSISNVIQNAGKPVLVMSHNKTLAAQLYGEFKRFFPENRVEFFISYYDYYQPEAYVPSSDTYIQKDLSINEDIDRLRLRATSAILEGRKDVIVVSSVSCIYGIGAPEEYAAQMIVLRVGQKISRKTLLSNFIDIHYVRNDYEFSRGTFRVRGDVIEIIPAYENDIGIRIELFDDEIEKISYINRIDGSVVGKDISVAIYPAKYFVSSKDKVQAAIVNIKEELKDQINYFQKQGKHIEAQRIEQRTNFDIEMIQEIGYCSGIENYSRHMDGRPAGSRPSCLFDYFPKDFLLVVDESHVTVPQISGMYNGDRMRKKTLVEHGFRLPSALDNRPMTFEEWEGMVNQAIFVSATPANYELEKSEGVIVEQIIRPTGLLDPEIQVRPVKNQIDDLINEIRKRSVKGERVLVTTLTKRMSEDLTDYLFDIGIKVKYMHSEVDTLDRINILRGLRLGEFDVLVGVNLLREGLDLPEVSLVAILDADKEGFLRSEKSLLQTAGRTARNVNGLVIFYADKITDSMAKVIAETARRRQIQEEYNKKHNIEPKTVYKSFEEIMSTTIIADSKSKNTEEYGRPKRDDKKSGIREMTGVLDKKITKEQRNELIDQLRKEMVEAAKDLEFERAAELRDEIDRLDGK, encoded by the coding sequence ATTTTGCCTTATAAGTTAGAATCACAATACAAGCCAACCGGCGACCAGCCAAAAGCAATCAAAGAGCTTACCGAAGGAGTTTTAAGAGGCGACAAGTACCAGACTTTTCTTGGTGTCACCGGCTCGGGGAAAACTTTTTCGATTTCAAACGTCATACAAAACGCGGGCAAGCCCGTGCTTGTAATGTCGCATAACAAAACTCTTGCCGCTCAGCTTTACGGCGAGTTCAAAAGATTTTTCCCGGAAAACCGCGTTGAGTTTTTTATTTCATATTACGATTACTACCAGCCCGAAGCTTACGTGCCTTCTTCGGATACTTACATACAAAAAGACTTATCCATAAACGAAGACATCGACCGTCTCCGTCTTCGCGCAACATCGGCAATCCTCGAAGGAAGAAAAGACGTTATCGTCGTTTCATCGGTGAGCTGTATTTACGGTATCGGTGCGCCTGAAGAATACGCCGCGCAAATGATAGTACTTCGCGTCGGACAAAAAATTTCCCGCAAAACTTTATTATCGAATTTCATCGACATACATTACGTCCGCAATGATTACGAGTTTTCACGCGGTACGTTCCGTGTTCGCGGTGACGTGATTGAAATCATTCCCGCTTATGAAAACGACATCGGAATCCGCATAGAGCTTTTTGATGACGAGATTGAAAAAATTTCTTACATCAACCGCATTGATGGTAGTGTTGTCGGAAAAGACATAAGCGTTGCTATTTATCCCGCAAAATATTTCGTAAGCAGTAAAGACAAAGTTCAGGCAGCAATCGTCAACATAAAAGAAGAGCTTAAAGACCAGATAAATTATTTCCAAAAACAGGGTAAGCACATCGAAGCGCAAAGAATCGAACAACGCACGAATTTCGATATAGAAATGATTCAGGAAATCGGCTACTGCAGCGGCATAGAAAACTATTCGCGCCACATGGACGGCAGACCAGCGGGCTCACGCCCGTCGTGTTTGTTTGATTACTTCCCGAAAGACTTTTTACTCGTCGTCGATGAATCTCACGTAACCGTTCCCCAGATTTCAGGAATGTACAACGGCGACCGCATGCGCAAGAAAACCCTTGTCGAACACGGCTTCAGACTGCCGTCTGCGCTTGACAACCGTCCAATGACATTCGAAGAATGGGAGGGAATGGTCAATCAGGCAATCTTCGTGAGCGCAACTCCGGCAAACTATGAGCTTGAAAAAAGCGAAGGCGTTATCGTCGAACAGATTATCAGGCCGACCGGTTTGCTTGACCCAGAAATTCAGGTGCGTCCCGTTAAAAATCAGATTGATGATTTAATAAACGAAATCAGAAAGCGTTCTGTAAAAGGCGAACGTGTGCTTGTTACCACACTCACAAAACGAATGAGCGAAGACCTTACCGATTACCTTTTTGACATCGGCATAAAAGTAAAATACATGCACTCCGAAGTCGATACTCTCGACCGCATAAATATTTTGCGCGGACTCCGTCTCGGTGAGTTTGATGTGCTTGTTGGTGTCAACTTGTTAAGAGAAGGCCTCGACCTTCCCGAAGTTTCTCTCGTTGCAATTCTCGATGCCGACAAAGAAGGATTCTTGCGTTCCGAAAAATCTTTGCTTCAGACCGCAGGAAGAACCGCGCGTAACGTAAACGGTCTTGTAATTTTTTACGCGGATAAAATCACCGACTCAATGGCAAAGGTTATTGCAGAAACCGCGCGCAGAAGGCAAATTCAGGAAGAATACAATAAAAAACATAACATCGAACCGAAAACCGTTTATAAATCATTTGAGGAAATTATGTCTACGACAATCATCGCCGACAGCAAAAGCAAAAATACCGAAGAATACGGCAGACCAAAACGTGACGACAAGAAAAGCGGCATAAGAGAAATGACGGGTGTGCTTGATAAAAAAATCACAAAGGAACAGCGCAATGAATTAATAGACCAGCTTCGAAAAGAAATGGTTGAAGCCGCTAAAGATTTGGAATTTGAACGCGCCGCCGAACTTAGAGATGAAATAGATAGATTGGACGGAAAGTAA
- a CDS encoding LITAF-like zinc ribbon domain-containing protein: MEEKPTPEQLQEYFKNDRAKFDSIANHYRENDTQFYLEHIHPLYIKERSIDSKYKSPVFINAKQYDVKKMDYSVLPVERKPVIPKAEYVNPVYSQLRPGEIECPYCHQKVYPYHYATISTSGWAMIIMGTLLTPVIIGIIFVIAGTRMKNIHSGCPRCGIRYN; encoded by the coding sequence ATGGAAGAGAAACCGACCCCAGAACAACTTCAAGAATATTTTAAAAACGACAGAGCAAAGTTCGATTCAATTGCAAATCATTATCGTGAAAACGATACACAATTTTATCTCGAACATATACATCCTTTATATATAAAAGAACGGTCGATTGACAGCAAATATAAATCACCGGTTTTTATTAACGCGAAACAATATGATGTTAAAAAAATGGATTATAGTGTTCTGCCCGTTGAGCGTAAACCGGTAATTCCAAAAGCTGAGTATGTTAACCCTGTTTATTCGCAATTAAGACCCGGTGAAATAGAATGCCCTTATTGCCATCAAAAAGTTTACCCTTATCATTATGCAACAATATCAACAAGCGGCTGGGCAATGATTATTATGGGAACTCTTTTAACTCCGGTTATTATAGGAATTATATTTGTAATTGCAGGTACCAGAATGAAAAACATTCATTCCGGTTGTCCGAGATGCGGGATAAGGTATAATTAA
- the era gene encoding GTPase Era has translation MKTKCGYVCLFGLPNAGKSTLMNAMIGMNLSIVNKKPQTTRNKILGILTENDYQIIFTDVPGILEPKYEMQTVMANEIRNAMKGSDVIAHIVDVSNFDVKEFQKVQEQYGKFFKDKKYILVLNKIDAIDQDKLVEIGNAIKETYSGDVIPVSAKEKFNIDTLKRELVNDLPEGEFLFNEDEVTDKSERFYAAEIIRQSILELLSEEIPYSVFINITEFQEREAEGKPDYINADIIVERESQKGIILGKGGSMIKKIGESSRIEIEKMLGRRVFLKLFVKVRKDWRKDKRFLKENF, from the coding sequence ATGAAAACTAAATGCGGATATGTGTGCCTGTTCGGGCTGCCGAACGCGGGGAAGTCAACACTGATGAACGCAATGATAGGGATGAACCTGAGCATTGTGAATAAGAAGCCGCAGACAACGAGGAATAAAATTCTCGGGATACTCACGGAGAATGATTACCAGATAATTTTTACCGACGTGCCGGGGATATTGGAGCCGAAGTATGAAATGCAGACGGTGATGGCGAATGAAATCAGGAATGCAATGAAGGGTTCGGATGTGATTGCGCATATTGTCGATGTATCGAATTTTGATGTAAAAGAATTTCAGAAAGTGCAGGAACAGTACGGGAAGTTTTTTAAGGATAAAAAATATATTCTTGTTTTGAATAAGATTGATGCAATTGACCAGGACAAGCTTGTTGAGATTGGGAATGCGATAAAAGAAACTTACAGCGGTGATGTTATTCCTGTTTCTGCAAAGGAAAAGTTTAACATCGATACGCTGAAAAGAGAGCTTGTGAATGATTTGCCGGAGGGAGAATTTTTATTTAATGAAGATGAAGTAACGGATAAGTCGGAGAGGTTTTATGCGGCGGAGATTATCAGGCAGAGCATACTTGAACTTTTGAGCGAGGAGATTCCGTATAGTGTTTTCATAAACATAACCGAGTTTCAGGAGCGTGAAGCGGAAGGGAAACCGGATTACATAAATGCGGATATTATTGTCGAGAGGGAATCACAGAAAGGGATTATTCTCGGCAAGGGCGGCTCAATGATTAAGAAAATCGGTGAATCATCGCGGATTGAAATTGAGAAGATGCTTGGGAGAAGAGTTTTTTTGAAACTGTTTGTTAAGGTGCGAAAAGATTGGAGGAAGGATAAGAGATTTTTGAAAGAGAATTTTTAA